Genomic DNA from bacterium:
CAGTGTTCATTGAAGCGCGGATCTTTCTTGAGGCAGGTGTCCCCATGAACGCCGTTGCCAGAGCGCGGGACGTTCCGCGCTCTACGCGGGTGAGGAAGGCTCCTGAGGGCAGGGCGAGCCCGCCGAGATCAAGGGCGGCGCAACAGGTCTTGCTCGTCTGCGGTATTCTCTCGTCGCTGCTGTATGGCGCGATGATCACGTTGATCCGATACAAAGGCTACAGCCCCATCTCCCAAGTACCGAGCGAACTCACCGCGATCGGCGCTCCGACGAGGCCCCTCTGGATGCTGCTCGGCCCTGTGTACGACGTGCTCGTGGTCGCATTCGGGGTGGGTGTCTGGATGTCGGCGGGTGGGAAGCGCGTCCTGCGTGTCGTCGGTGGTCTGTTCGTTGCATTCGGGGTGCTCGGTGGCGTCGCGTGGCCATTTGCCGCGATGCATCAACGTGAGGTGCTGGCGGCGGGCGGGGGAACCTGGTCCGATACCCTGCACGTCATTCTCGGCCTCGCGACGGTTCTCTTCATGCTGGTGGCGATCGGGTTCGGGGCTACTGCCTTCGGCAAGTCGTTCCGCCTCTACTCGATCGTCACAATCCTGATCCTCTTCGTGTTTGGCGC
This window encodes:
- a CDS encoding DUF998 domain-containing protein — its product is MLVCGILSSLLYGAMITLIRYKGYSPISQVPSELTAIGAPTRPLWMLLGPVYDVLVVAFGVGVWMSAGGKRVLRVVGGLFVAFGVLGGVAWPFAAMHQREVLAAGGGTWSDTLHVILGLATVLFMLVAIGFGATAFGKSFRLYSIVTILILFVFGALTGLESPRLQANLPTPWIGLWERINILGFLLWVVVLAVALLRGRGAVAVTGRKP